TTCATTATCACCGGACAAGGTTTATGACCGCCGCTTCAATGACATGGAGACCTTTCGTAATGCAATGTGGTCGGTTTTGTGTCGGGATTTTTTTCAGCGATATATTCCAGAAAAGGCATGTGTAATCGAACTGGCTGCCGGGCATTGTGAATTTATCAATCACATTCAGGCCGATAGACGTATGGCGGTGGACATCAATCCCGATATCAACCGCTTTGCCAACCAAGATGTCGAAACCATTCAGGGATCGGCCACTGATCTGGCACCCATTCCAGATGAAACCGCTGACATTGTTTTTGTATCCAATTTCTTTGAGCATATCACAAAACCCGACATCGTGACTTGCTTACAGGAGGCATACAGGGTTCTTAAACCCAGCGGACGTATACTCATTTTGCAACCAAACTATCGCTACTGTGCCCGGGATTACTGGATGTTCTTTGATCACATCACTCCCATTGATGATCGTGCTTTAATAGAAGTTCTGGAACTCATCGGATTTCAGATCACTTGTTCAATCCCTCGGTTCCTTCCCTATTCCACGCAGTCTAAACTCCCCCAGTCGACCAATCTGATTCGATGGTACTTAAAAATGCCATTCGTCTGGCCGCTATTTGGAGCACAAGCATTTATATGCGGAGAGAAAGCAGGTATCCCACCCGCCAATAAACGCACATGAACGCGACTGGTTTTGTTGTTCGTGGCGCGGGTTTCCTACCCGCGATCCCCAGATATGCGGAGAAATAGCCCTTTTTCGGAAAAACTTCGGCAGTCGGGGGAATGGCGGGTAAGAAACCCGCCCTACGATCCACTGCACAGTGCCGCCGTTGTAACAGCGGGATTGCAGACCGCGTTTCAGTATAAAAAAGCATCATGCGGGATCGTATTTGCGTCGCAATTGATCCATCGTCCGAT
This DNA window, taken from Spartobacteria bacterium, encodes the following:
- a CDS encoding class I SAM-dependent methyltransferase, which codes for SLSPDKVYDRRFNDMETFRNAMWSVLCRDFFQRYIPEKACVIELAAGHCEFINHIQADRRMAVDINPDINRFANQDVETIQGSATDLAPIPDETADIVFVSNFFEHITKPDIVTCLQEAYRVLKPSGRILILQPNYRYCARDYWMFFDHITPIDDRALIEVLELIGFQITCSIPRFLPYSTQSKLPQSTNLIRWYLKMPFVWPLFGAQAFICGEKAGIPPANKRT